A stretch of Sulfurimonas xiamenensis DNA encodes these proteins:
- the pgeF gene encoding peptidoglycan editing factor PgeF: MKFYYSKKLDSFTNLLHAFTTKECGNLAFHVGGNETEVQKNHELLAKELGYKKNSLVHMKQIHSDIVYMVRDEDFQTPPTCDALITNRKNTPLMVMVADCSPLLLYDDKKKVIAAVHAGRAGAFKNIVKNVIKKMQTEFDSDPKDIYVSAGASIGVCCYKVGSEIYEEAKALSLEYAVQKRNENFYLDVAAILKKQLLSCGIKRENIEFCDECTCCNTHKYFSYRAKAKTGRFAGVIQLTP, translated from the coding sequence ATGAAATTTTATTATAGTAAAAAACTAGACTCATTTACAAACCTCTTGCACGCTTTTACAACAAAAGAGTGTGGAAACTTGGCATTTCATGTCGGAGGTAACGAAACAGAGGTGCAGAAAAATCATGAACTCTTAGCAAAAGAGCTAGGGTATAAAAAAAACTCGCTCGTGCACATGAAACAGATTCACTCCGATATCGTATATATGGTAAGAGATGAAGACTTTCAAACTCCGCCAACTTGCGATGCGCTTATAACAAACAGAAAAAACACTCCGCTTATGGTTATGGTAGCTGATTGTTCTCCTTTGCTTTTATACGATGATAAAAAAAAGGTTATCGCTGCTGTTCATGCAGGAAGAGCAGGCGCATTTAAAAATATAGTAAAAAATGTAATTAAGAAGATGCAAACGGAATTTGACTCAGATCCAAAAGACATATATGTAAGCGCTGGTGCGAGCATTGGTGTCTGCTGTTATAAAGTTGGAAGTGAGATTTACGAAGAGGCAAAAGCACTATCTTTAGAGTATGCTGTTCAAAAAAGGAACGAGAACTTCTATCTTGATGTAGCTGCAATTTTAAAAAAACAACTTTTATCTTGCGGCATAAAAAGAGAAAATATTGAGTTTTGCGATGAGTGCACATGCTGCAATACTCATAAATATTTCTCATACAGAGCTAAAGCAAAAACAGGAAGGTTTGCGGGAGTTATTCAACTAACTCCATAA
- the dxs gene encoding 1-deoxy-D-xylulose-5-phosphate synthase, whose protein sequence is MNIKTSTIKELENLCKEIREEILRVVSKNGGHLSSTLGATELIVAMHKVFDSKKDPFIFDVSHQSYAHKLLTGRWKEFDTLRQFNGLSGYTKPSESEHDYFVAGHSSTSISLGVGAAKAIALKGEQNERVPVVMIGDGSMTAGMVYEALNELGDRKYPMIIILNDNEMSISKPIGALSRMLSSAMASPFYQNFKKHTENFVDNFGESAHYIAKRMEESLKLITPGIMFEEMGIDYIGPIDGHNLPSLIEILQKAKELKKPVIVHAQTIKGKGYEKAEGQEEKWHGVGPFDIDSGNSSNKSTLKSATKIYAEALLHLCEENEKIVGATAAMPSGTGLSELIQKYPNRFWDVAIAEQHAVTSMAALAKEGFKPFCTIYSTFLQRGYDQIIHDTCLMDLPVVFALDRAGIVGEDGETHQGVFDISFLRAIPNMTLFAPRDEKSFHQALAFAASYQHTCSLRYPRGSFIETDLPESQPFELAKSQLLRSNSSDILFIGYGNGVGRAYQTAELLNDEVSILDLRFVKPLDNEMLREMAAKHKKWFVFSDSAKMGGVGSAILEFLSKEKILDVEVVSFEYEDNFITHGNTKQVEESLGLLPLQLAKKVMELVE, encoded by the coding sequence ATGAATATAAAAACAAGCACAATTAAAGAATTAGAAAATCTTTGTAAAGAGATACGAGAAGAAATTTTAAGAGTGGTCAGTAAAAATGGCGGACATTTAAGTTCTACTTTGGGAGCTACTGAGCTTATAGTAGCTATGCATAAGGTATTTGACAGTAAAAAAGATCCTTTTATTTTTGATGTATCGCACCAGTCTTACGCACATAAACTTTTAACAGGAAGATGGAAAGAGTTTGATACACTAAGGCAGTTTAACGGTCTATCTGGCTATACAAAACCAAGTGAGAGTGAACATGACTACTTTGTGGCGGGACACAGCTCTACTTCAATATCTTTGGGTGTTGGTGCTGCTAAAGCAATTGCTCTTAAAGGTGAGCAAAATGAAAGAGTTCCTGTAGTTATGATTGGCGATGGGTCTATGACTGCAGGGATGGTTTATGAAGCTCTTAATGAACTAGGCGATAGAAAATATCCGATGATTATTATACTTAATGATAACGAGATGAGCATATCTAAGCCCATTGGAGCACTAAGCAGAATGCTTAGTTCAGCCATGGCATCACCATTTTATCAAAACTTTAAAAAGCATACTGAAAATTTTGTAGATAATTTTGGAGAGAGTGCGCACTATATTGCAAAAAGAATGGAAGAGTCTCTAAAGCTTATAACTCCGGGTATTATGTTTGAAGAGATGGGAATTGATTATATAGGGCCCATTGACGGACATAATCTTCCTTCGCTTATAGAGATACTTCAAAAAGCTAAAGAGCTTAAAAAACCTGTTATTGTTCATGCTCAGACGATTAAAGGAAAAGGTTATGAAAAGGCTGAGGGACAGGAAGAAAAATGGCATGGAGTTGGACCTTTTGATATAGATAGTGGAAATTCATCTAACAAGAGCACGCTTAAGAGTGCAACTAAAATATATGCAGAAGCTCTTTTGCACTTGTGTGAGGAGAATGAAAAAATTGTTGGTGCAACGGCTGCTATGCCTAGTGGAACGGGTTTAAGCGAATTAATTCAAAAGTATCCAAATAGATTTTGGGATGTGGCAATTGCAGAACAGCATGCTGTTACTTCAATGGCGGCTTTAGCAAAAGAGGGATTTAAACCATTTTGTACAATCTACTCTACATTTTTACAACGAGGGTATGATCAAATAATACATGATACATGCCTAATGGATCTGCCGGTTGTTTTTGCACTTGATCGTGCCGGAATAGTCGGCGAAGATGGCGAAACGCATCAAGGAGTTTTTGATATCAGCTTTTTAAGAGCTATACCAAATATGACTCTTTTTGCTCCTAGAGATGAAAAATCTTTTCATCAAGCTCTTGCTTTTGCAGCCAGTTATCAGCACACATGTTCTCTGCGTTATCCGCGAGGCTCATTTATAGAGACTGATCTGCCGGAATCTCAGCCCTTTGAATTGGCAAAATCACAACTGCTTCGTTCAAATAGCAGTGATATTTTGTTTATAGGCTATGGAAATGGTGTCGGTCGTGCTTATCAGACAGCTGAGTTATTAAATGATGAAGTTAGCATTTTAGATTTGCGATTTGTAAAGCCTCTTGATAATGAAATGCTTCGTGAAATGGCTGCAAAACATAAAAAGTGGTTCGTATTTAGTGACAGCGCAAAGATGGGCGGAGTCGGCAGTGCTATTTTAGAGTTTTTGTCAAAAGAGAAGATTTTAGATGTAGAAGTGGTGAGTTTTGAGTATGAAGATAATTTTATTACTCATGGAAATACGAAACAGGTGGAGGAGTCTTTGGGACTTTTGCCTTTACAGTTGGCAAAAAAGGTTATGGAGTTAGTTGAATAA
- the ovoA gene encoding 5-histidylcysteine sulfoxide synthase, translating into MSKFSLYPVTLDGLDIEAKREEIRAYFHNTYDIFEKIFEVLKSDEIFYQKSEPTRHPMIFYFGHTATFFINKLVYMKIIKERINSEFESIFAVGVDEMEWDDLESSRYKWPKVEDVREYRKKVRSLVDGLISSLPLTLPITQESPIWIILMGIEHERIHIETSLVLHRQMPLKNVKEVREFNICPHSSEAVKNEMIKIEGANVVLGKDKSHNLYGWDNEYGKYSQYVDDFKTSKYLVSNGEFMEFVKDGGYENEEFWDDEGRKFLKISGAKHPTFWVFENGKFRYRTLCKLIDMPLDWPVDVNALEAEAFCRYKSKKDGVFYSLPSEAEYRLIYDYAGLRDIPDFHESRANLNFYHYFSSCPVNEFGFNGIYDVVGNVWQWSRTPIFGFEGFEVHPAYDDFSVPTFDNRHALILGSSWASSGNLIMKHSRYAFRKHFPQNAGFRYVVSNSDIKIEQDVYESDELVSQYCEFQYGDAYLGVKNFAIECAKIASKFVKNYTKALDMGCATGRTTFELAKSFNKVEGIDFSARFIGVGVKLKNEGYIAFSSKTEGDLVQKKRVSIEELGYEKVKEKVSFWQGDACNLKPNFNSYDLILATNLIDRLYNPKLFLESVHNRLNNEGVLILTSPYTWQESSTKKEFWLGGYRDESGKEVKTIDTLKAILGKNFELLHVEDREFVIKETARKFQHSVAEVSVWRKK; encoded by the coding sequence TTGAGTAAGTTTAGTTTATATCCGGTTACTTTGGATGGTTTAGATATAGAGGCAAAAAGAGAAGAGATAAGAGCATATTTTCACAATACTTACGATATTTTTGAGAAGATTTTTGAAGTACTAAAGAGCGATGAGATTTTTTATCAAAAATCTGAACCGACTCGTCATCCGATGATATTTTATTTTGGACATACGGCAACTTTTTTTATAAACAAACTAGTTTATATGAAGATAATTAAAGAGCGTATAAACTCTGAGTTTGAGTCTATCTTTGCCGTGGGTGTGGATGAGATGGAGTGGGATGACTTAGAGAGCAGCCGTTACAAATGGCCTAAAGTGGAGGATGTAAGAGAGTACCGCAAAAAGGTTAGAAGTCTTGTTGATGGGCTTATAAGTTCACTTCCTCTAACTCTGCCAATCACACAGGAATCGCCTATATGGATAATTTTAATGGGTATAGAGCATGAGCGCATTCATATAGAAACCTCTTTGGTTCTGCACCGTCAGATGCCGCTTAAAAATGTTAAAGAGGTAAGAGAGTTCAACATCTGTCCGCATAGTTCGGAGGCTGTAAAAAATGAGATGATAAAAATAGAGGGTGCCAATGTTGTTTTAGGTAAAGATAAATCACATAATCTCTACGGATGGGATAACGAATACGGTAAATATTCGCAATATGTGGATGATTTTAAGACTTCAAAATATTTGGTAAGCAATGGCGAGTTTATGGAATTTGTAAAAGATGGCGGATATGAAAATGAAGAGTTTTGGGATGATGAGGGGAGAAAGTTTTTAAAAATCAGCGGTGCGAAACACCCAACTTTTTGGGTTTTTGAAAATGGCAAATTTAGATACAGAACGCTTTGTAAGCTCATAGATATGCCGCTTGACTGGCCGGTTGATGTTAACGCACTTGAAGCAGAGGCGTTTTGTCGTTACAAAAGTAAAAAGGATGGAGTATTTTATTCTTTGCCGAGTGAGGCGGAGTATAGACTGATATATGATTATGCAGGTTTGCGTGATATTCCTGATTTTCATGAGAGCAGAGCAAATCTAAACTTCTATCACTACTTTAGTTCATGCCCTGTAAATGAGTTTGGCTTTAACGGCATATATGATGTTGTCGGGAATGTCTGGCAGTGGAGTAGAACGCCGATATTTGGTTTTGAGGGTTTTGAAGTGCATCCGGCATATGATGATTTTTCTGTACCTACATTTGACAATAGACATGCGCTTATTTTAGGCTCATCGTGGGCAAGTAGCGGAAATTTAATTATGAAACACTCCCGCTACGCATTTCGCAAACACTTCCCTCAAAATGCCGGTTTTAGATATGTAGTATCAAACAGTGACATAAAGATAGAACAAGATGTTTACGAGAGCGATGAATTGGTGTCACAGTATTGTGAATTCCAGTATGGAGATGCATACTTAGGCGTAAAAAACTTTGCAATTGAGTGCGCAAAAATAGCCTCTAAATTTGTAAAAAATTATACAAAAGCACTTGATATGGGATGTGCAACGGGAAGAACAACATTTGAGCTTGCCAAGAGTTTTAACAAAGTTGAAGGGATTGACTTTTCCGCTAGATTTATAGGCGTGGGCGTAAAGCTCAAAAATGAGGGATACATAGCATTTTCTTCAAAAACTGAGGGCGATTTGGTGCAAAAAAAGAGGGTAAGTATAGAAGAGCTCGGTTATGAGAAAGTAAAAGAAAAAGTCTCATTCTGGCAGGGTGACGCATGCAACTTAAAACCAAATTTTAATTCTTATGACTTAATACTCGCTACAAACCTCATAGACAGGCTCTACAACCCTAAACTATTTTTAGAGAGTGTGCATAATAGACTAAACAACGAAGGTGTATTGATTTTAACATCACCATACACATGGCAGGAGAGTTCAACCAAAAAAGAGTTCTGGCTGGGCGGATATAGAGATGAGAGTGGCAAAGAGGTTAAAACCATAGATACGCTCAAAGCGATACTTGGCAAAAATTTTGAACTTTTACATGTAGAGGATAGAGAGTTTGTTATAAAAGAGACAGCAAGAAAGTTTCAGCACAGTGTTGCAGAGGTAAGTGTTTGGAGAAAGAAGTGA